A genomic region of Micromonospora sp. NBRC 110009 contains the following coding sequences:
- a CDS encoding TcmI family type II polyketide cyclase has protein sequence MERSLIVAKVMPTAEDRVAEIFAESDATDLPGLVGVRHRSLYRLHDLYVHLLETELPAEGVVEDARGHPEFIRVSERLRPYVSPYLPTWRSPRDAMAHCFYRYDAPGRRP, from the coding sequence ATGGAGCGCTCACTCATCGTCGCCAAGGTGATGCCGACCGCCGAGGATCGGGTTGCCGAGATCTTCGCGGAGTCGGACGCGACCGACCTGCCCGGCCTGGTCGGCGTCCGGCACCGGTCGCTCTACCGGCTGCACGACCTGTACGTCCATCTCCTGGAGACGGAGCTGCCGGCCGAGGGCGTGGTGGAGGACGCTCGGGGGCACCCCGAGTTCATCCGGGTCAGCGAGCGGCTGCGGCCGTACGTCTCGCCGTACCTGCCGACCTGGCGCTCGCCCCGGGACGCGATGGCCCACTGCTTCTACCGGTACGACGCCCCCGGGCGGCGGCCGTGA